From a region of the Aeoliella mucimassa genome:
- a CDS encoding amino acid aminotransferase — translation MFESVQAAPADPILGLTDAFRADPNPNKINLGVGVYQDSNGKTPALKCIQRATQWIAQAKTASSYLPIPGLAEYTAAVQQLAFGESHEVVTEGRAFTAQTPGGTGALRVVGDFLAQNFAGTTLWITDPTWANHANIFTAAGVSLAKLPYFDKATNSLAFGELIEALGKIPAGDAVLLHGCCHNPTGVDPTQEQWSQIADVMYAQKLLPILDFAYQGFGDGIEEDAVGLRTMAREGAELIVCSSFSKNFGLYNQRVGASTFVCADADRAKVVGSQVKRAIRSNYSNPPAHGARLVATVLADEALREEWHTELTRMRNRINGMRVLLVSKLKEKGVEGDFSFIERQRGMFSFSGLTKDQVLALREKHAIYIVDSGRINVAGITEVNVDRLTEAIADVVG, via the coding sequence ATGTTCGAATCCGTACAAGCTGCTCCTGCTGACCCCATTCTTGGACTTACCGACGCCTTTCGTGCCGACCCGAATCCAAACAAAATCAACCTCGGCGTTGGTGTGTACCAGGATTCGAATGGTAAGACCCCCGCGCTCAAGTGCATTCAGCGGGCGACTCAGTGGATTGCTCAAGCCAAGACGGCGAGTTCGTACCTGCCGATTCCTGGTCTGGCCGAGTACACCGCTGCGGTGCAGCAACTTGCTTTTGGCGAATCGCACGAAGTGGTGACCGAAGGTCGCGCGTTCACCGCCCAGACCCCCGGCGGCACCGGCGCACTCCGCGTGGTCGGCGACTTCCTGGCGCAGAACTTCGCCGGCACGACGCTGTGGATTACCGACCCCACTTGGGCGAACCATGCAAACATCTTTACTGCGGCTGGCGTGTCGCTCGCCAAGCTTCCGTATTTCGATAAGGCAACCAACAGCCTGGCCTTTGGCGAATTGATCGAAGCGCTCGGCAAGATCCCTGCCGGCGATGCGGTGTTGCTGCATGGCTGCTGTCACAATCCCACCGGTGTCGATCCCACGCAGGAACAGTGGAGTCAGATCGCCGACGTGATGTACGCTCAGAAGTTGCTGCCGATTCTCGACTTCGCCTACCAAGGCTTCGGCGACGGTATCGAAGAAGACGCGGTCGGCCTGCGAACCATGGCCCGCGAAGGTGCCGAGTTGATTGTGTGCAGCTCGTTCTCCAAGAACTTTGGCTTGTACAATCAGCGAGTTGGTGCTTCGACGTTTGTGTGTGCGGATGCGGATCGCGCGAAGGTGGTCGGCAGCCAGGTGAAGCGGGCGATTCGTTCGAACTACAGCAACCCGCCCGCGCACGGTGCCCGACTCGTCGCCACGGTGCTGGCAGACGAGGCACTGCGCGAGGAATGGCACACCGAACTGACCCGCATGCGGAACCGTATCAATGGCATGCGCGTGCTGTTGGTATCGAAGCTCAAAGAAAAAGGCGTGGAAGGTGACTTTTCGTTTATCGAGCGCCAGCGAGGCATGTTCTCGTTCTCGGGCCTGACCAAAGATCAGGTGCTGGCCCTGCGCGAGAAGCATGCGATCTACATTGTCGACTCGGGTCGAATCAATGTGGCTGGTATCACCGAGGTGAATGTCGACCGTTTGACCGAGGCAATTGCCGACGTGGTGGGGTAA
- a CDS encoding DEAD/DEAH box helicase, translating to MSDLTPTTNPSSSSHSSAQFSELGVSEVMLASLEKAQYHQPSPVQAGVIPLALEGKDVLGQARTGTGKTASFGIPILERLERQGRSAPPQALVLVPTRELAVQVRDEIDKLSHGSKVRTLALYGGKPIRQQVVKLEKGAEIVVGTPGRVLDHMSRGTLVLEGLKMVVLDEADRMLDIGFRPDIEKILRRCPKTRQTLLLSATVAPAVERLAQRYMRDPEVLDFSDKTKTVDTIDQYYFTIEQSKKYDLLVKLLEREQPEQAIVFCRTKRGTDRIQRKLSKSFPGADCIHGDMHQRARDKVMKRFRAGEIKLLVATDVVGRGIDVSGISHIVNYDIPQASDDYVHRVGRTGRMGREGVAYTFVTPEEGQELTRIEMLINRLLKRDEIEGFAVIEPVAGPSGPAGPSGAADAPKEEEKPKPAPLPGSRRGRRHRRAL from the coding sequence GTGTCCGATCTCACCCCAACCACCAATCCGTCGTCTTCTTCCCACTCGAGTGCCCAGTTTTCCGAGCTTGGAGTCTCGGAAGTCATGTTGGCGTCGCTCGAAAAAGCCCAGTACCACCAGCCTAGCCCTGTGCAGGCGGGGGTCATTCCTCTTGCGCTTGAGGGGAAAGACGTGCTCGGCCAGGCCCGCACTGGTACGGGAAAAACCGCCAGCTTCGGCATTCCCATTCTCGAACGCCTGGAGCGTCAGGGCCGTAGCGCCCCGCCGCAGGCGCTAGTTTTGGTGCCGACTCGCGAATTGGCCGTGCAGGTGCGTGACGAGATCGACAAGCTCAGTCACGGGAGTAAGGTGCGTACGCTCGCCCTGTATGGCGGTAAACCGATTCGTCAGCAGGTCGTCAAGCTCGAAAAGGGAGCCGAAATCGTGGTCGGCACGCCCGGCCGGGTGCTCGACCATATGAGCCGCGGCACCCTGGTGCTCGAAGGCCTGAAGATGGTAGTGCTCGACGAGGCCGATCGCATGCTCGATATCGGCTTTCGTCCCGACATCGAGAAGATCCTCCGCCGGTGCCCCAAGACCCGGCAAACGCTACTGTTGTCGGCCACCGTGGCTCCGGCCGTCGAACGCCTGGCCCAGCGCTACATGCGTGATCCCGAGGTGCTCGACTTCAGCGACAAGACCAAGACCGTCGACACGATCGACCAGTACTACTTCACCATCGAGCAATCGAAGAAGTACGACCTGCTTGTCAAACTGCTCGAACGCGAGCAACCAGAGCAGGCGATTGTGTTTTGCCGCACCAAGCGGGGCACCGATCGCATTCAGCGGAAGCTCTCCAAGAGCTTTCCCGGCGCCGATTGCATCCATGGCGACATGCACCAGCGGGCTCGCGATAAGGTGATGAAGCGGTTTCGAGCTGGCGAGATCAAGCTGCTGGTCGCTACCGACGTGGTCGGCCGTGGCATCGACGTGAGCGGCATCTCGCACATCGTTAACTACGATATCCCTCAGGCGTCGGACGATTACGTGCACCGCGTTGGCCGTACAGGCCGTATGGGCCGCGAGGGCGTCGCGTACACGTTTGTAACGCCCGAAGAGGGGCAGGAACTCACCCGCATCGAAATGCTCATCAACAGGCTCCTGAAGCGTGATGAGATCGAAGGCTTTGCCGTGATTGAGCCCGTCGCCGGTCCGTCCGGTCCAGCCGGCCCGTCTGGTGCCGCCGACGCGCCGAAGGAAGAAGAGAAGCCCAAGCCGGCTCCACTGCCAGGCTCCCGCCGCGGCCGCCGACACCGCCGAGCGCTGTAG
- a CDS encoding ExbD/TolR family protein has translation MAQSWRHPRFTKQSGELSMTAMIDVVFLLLIFFVCTASFQAVEMVLPSSLLVSSSATVDVPIEPPEDLERIVVVVAGDASRVRWLVNDQPCDSIATLTELLGAIASVDASLPVVVDCGDAVPLAQAIEVYDLARSLGLSKVQFAADAP, from the coding sequence ATGGCCCAATCCTGGCGACATCCCCGTTTTACGAAGCAGTCGGGCGAACTGTCGATGACTGCCATGATCGACGTGGTGTTTCTCTTGCTGATTTTCTTTGTCTGCACGGCCAGCTTTCAGGCGGTCGAAATGGTGCTGCCGAGCAGCCTGTTGGTCAGCAGTTCGGCGACGGTCGACGTGCCGATCGAGCCCCCTGAGGACCTGGAGCGGATCGTCGTGGTGGTCGCGGGGGATGCTAGCCGCGTACGATGGTTGGTGAACGACCAGCCTTGCGATTCGATCGCGACGCTTACTGAACTGCTTGGAGCGATTGCGTCGGTCGATGCGTCGTTGCCGGTGGTGGTCGACTGCGGCGATGCGGTACCGCTGGCCCAGGCGATCGAGGTGTACGACCTGGCTCGTTCGTTGGGACTCAGCAAGGTTCAATTCGCTGCCGACGCCCCCTAA
- a CDS encoding DUF3566 domain-containing protein, producing the protein MRLREVKQIDLFSCGKVGGAIGAMAGLIGGVIFAVMTHWGPFADLSEGFRETDPMLMIGFGVIIAAPIVYGLGGFINGLLFAGIYNIVASLVGGVKIRLSD; encoded by the coding sequence ATGCGATTGCGCGAAGTCAAACAGATCGACCTGTTCTCGTGTGGGAAGGTTGGCGGAGCGATAGGGGCGATGGCCGGCTTGATCGGTGGGGTGATCTTTGCGGTGATGACCCACTGGGGACCTTTTGCCGACCTCTCCGAAGGCTTCAGAGAAACAGACCCCATGCTGATGATTGGCTTTGGGGTGATTATTGCCGCCCCGATTGTTTATGGCCTCGGTGGATTCATAAACGGACTCCTCTTCGCAGGCATCTACAACATCGTTGCGAGCCTGGTTGGCGGAGTGAAGATTCGGCTGTCGGATTAA
- the trpA gene encoding tryptophan synthase subunit alpha — MPAIDDLFQKLRSENQKALMPFVTAGDPDVAFTSAVLQEIVGRGAHLCEVGVPYSDPIADGPVIQASYTRALDNKVKLASILDMLGETTPKLTAPVVTMICYAIIYRHGVTAYCDQAKQAGIDGLIVPDLPVEEAAELAAICRERDLSLIQLVTPTTPRERALKICETSSGFVYYVSVTGITGERTELPPDIVENVSWLREHTSLPICIGFGINKPEHVKLLAPVADGLIVGSAIVRRVAEAAERSRDEVLKDVGDYVAELLAAF, encoded by the coding sequence ATGCCCGCCATCGACGACCTGTTCCAGAAGCTTCGTTCCGAAAACCAGAAGGCGCTGATGCCGTTCGTCACCGCGGGCGATCCCGATGTGGCGTTCACTTCCGCGGTGCTGCAGGAGATTGTCGGGCGCGGCGCGCACCTCTGCGAGGTTGGCGTCCCCTACAGCGACCCGATTGCCGACGGGCCTGTGATTCAGGCCAGCTACACTCGGGCGCTCGACAACAAGGTGAAGCTGGCGTCGATTCTCGACATGCTGGGCGAGACCACGCCGAAGCTCACCGCTCCGGTGGTGACGATGATTTGCTACGCGATCATCTACCGCCATGGGGTGACCGCGTATTGCGACCAAGCCAAACAGGCGGGCATCGACGGGCTGATTGTGCCCGACCTGCCGGTGGAAGAAGCTGCCGAGCTGGCCGCCATTTGTCGCGAACGCGATCTGTCGCTCATTCAACTGGTCACGCCCACTACCCCGCGCGAGCGGGCGCTGAAGATCTGCGAGACCTCGAGCGGCTTCGTGTACTACGTGTCGGTCACCGGCATCACCGGCGAACGCACCGAGCTGCCGCCCGACATCGTGGAGAACGTTAGCTGGCTCCGCGAGCACACGTCGCTGCCGATTTGCATTGGCTTCGGCATCAACAAGCCCGAGCACGTTAAGCTGCTCGCCCCGGTGGCCGACGGACTGATCGTCGGCTCGGCCATCGTCCGCCGAGTCGCAGAAGCGGCCGAACGCTCGCGCGACGAAGTGCTGAAAGACGTCGGCGATTACGTCGCAGAACTGCTGGCCGCGTTCTAG
- the acpP gene encoding acyl carrier protein, protein MWFATSAFERIQKLWSEQLGVAPEKITPQTSFADLGSDSLEVVEIVMELEEEFDLSIPEKEAEDIQNVEDAIRYLQRRIRKP, encoded by the coding sequence CTGTGGTTCGCAACGTCGGCATTTGAGCGCATCCAGAAGCTCTGGAGCGAGCAGCTCGGCGTAGCACCAGAGAAGATTACACCGCAGACTTCGTTCGCAGACCTTGGCAGTGACTCGCTAGAGGTCGTCGAAATCGTGATGGAACTCGAAGAAGAGTTCGATCTTAGCATCCCAGAAAAAGAAGCCGAGGATATCCAGAACGTCGAGGACGCGATACGATATTTACAGCGCCGGATTCGCAAACCGTAG
- a CDS encoding YegJ family protein, translated as MRNAFLLLVLFGTAMAVGCTEMTYSVEVQEPDDPVIDVAEDDVDMNAAIDKAQATVDVEVQEPDDPVIDVAEDDVDMNAAIDKARATVDKFIEALNQPESERDFSVKLLITDGDAHEHMWLTPVRLEGTTFIGVLNNKPGLVSNVEFGDELKVEKDQISDWMIVDGKKIWGAYTLRVLMEKLPPEERATMPRSLEFLEL; from the coding sequence ATGCGAAACGCGTTTTTACTGTTGGTGCTGTTTGGCACCGCGATGGCTGTTGGATGCACCGAAATGACCTATAGCGTCGAGGTGCAGGAACCAGACGACCCGGTGATCGACGTCGCAGAAGATGATGTCGACATGAATGCAGCCATTGACAAAGCGCAGGCGACAGTCGACGTCGAGGTGCAGGAACCAGACGACCCGGTGATCGACGTCGCAGAAGATGACGTCGACATGAATGCAGCCATCGACAAAGCGCGGGCGACAGTCGACAAGTTCATCGAAGCCTTGAACCAACCGGAGTCGGAACGCGACTTCTCGGTGAAGCTGCTTATCACCGATGGCGACGCCCACGAGCATATGTGGCTCACGCCGGTCCGGCTGGAAGGAACCACGTTCATCGGCGTGCTCAACAACAAGCCCGGGCTGGTGTCGAACGTCGAGTTCGGCGACGAGCTGAAGGTAGAAAAAGACCAAATCTCCGACTGGATGATCGTCGACGGCAAGAAAATCTGGGGCGCCTACACGCTCCGCGTGCTCATGGAGAAGCTCCCGCCCGAAGAGCGGGCAACGATGCCCCGCTCGCTGGAGTTTCTTGAGCTTTAG
- the trpB gene encoding tryptophan synthase subunit beta: MRVIHPMTASPAVPDAAGRYGSFGGRYVPETLVKALDQLTEEYAKAKADQAFHDELAVLLRDFVGRPSPLYHAKRLSEQCGGAQIYFKREDVNHTGAHKINNTIGQCLLTMRMGKGRVIAETGAGQHGVATATACAHFGLPCVVYMGEEDIRRQKPNVFSMKLLGAEVRPVTSGSRTLRDAINEAMRDWMSTVGETHYILGSVVGPHPFPQIVRDFQSVIGQEAIAQCNARLGRLPDTVVACVGGGSNAAGMFYPFVEHTDVELVGVEAGGRSNQPGDHASPLTYGQPGVLHGSFSYVMQDEDGQTCDVHSMSAGLDYPGVGPEHSYWKETGRVKYTSCDDTTAMDAFDATAASEGIMPALESSHAVAKAMDIAKGKKPDEVVLVCLSGRGDKDAMEIARLKGVDFG; encoded by the coding sequence ATGCGAGTAATCCACCCCATGACAGCTTCTCCTGCGGTACCCGATGCAGCGGGCCGGTACGGTTCGTTCGGCGGGCGTTATGTACCCGAGACCCTGGTTAAAGCCCTCGACCAGTTGACCGAAGAGTACGCCAAGGCCAAGGCCGATCAGGCGTTCCACGACGAACTGGCGGTGCTGCTCCGCGACTTCGTTGGTCGGCCGTCGCCGCTGTACCATGCGAAGCGGTTGAGCGAGCAATGCGGCGGCGCACAAATCTACTTCAAGCGCGAGGACGTGAACCACACCGGCGCGCACAAAATCAACAACACCATTGGTCAGTGCTTGCTCACCATGCGGATGGGCAAGGGCCGCGTGATCGCCGAAACCGGCGCCGGCCAGCATGGTGTCGCCACCGCGACCGCGTGCGCCCACTTTGGCCTGCCGTGCGTCGTGTACATGGGCGAGGAAGACATCCGCCGCCAGAAGCCGAACGTGTTTTCGATGAAGCTGCTCGGCGCCGAGGTGCGCCCGGTGACCAGTGGCTCGCGCACTCTTCGCGATGCGATTAACGAAGCGATGCGCGACTGGATGAGCACCGTAGGCGAGACCCATTACATTCTCGGCTCGGTGGTCGGTCCGCATCCGTTCCCGCAAATCGTCCGCGACTTCCAATCGGTCATCGGCCAAGAAGCGATCGCCCAGTGCAACGCACGACTCGGCCGCCTGCCCGACACCGTGGTGGCCTGCGTCGGCGGTGGCTCGAATGCGGCCGGCATGTTCTATCCGTTCGTCGAACACACCGACGTGGAACTCGTGGGAGTCGAAGCTGGCGGCCGCAGCAACCAGCCAGGCGATCACGCCTCGCCGCTCACGTATGGTCAGCCAGGCGTGCTGCATGGTTCGTTCAGCTACGTGATGCAAGATGAAGATGGCCAGACCTGCGATGTCCACTCGATGAGCGCCGGACTCGACTACCCTGGCGTCGGTCCCGAGCATAGTTACTGGAAAGAAACCGGCCGCGTGAAGTACACCAGTTGCGACGATACTACCGCGATGGATGCGTTCGACGCCACCGCAGCGAGCGAAGGCATCATGCCAGCGCTCGAGTCGTCGCATGCGGTCGCCAAGGCGATGGATATCGCGAAAGGCAAGAAGCCCGACGAAGTGGTGCTGGTCTGCCTGAGTGGTCGCGGCGACAAAGACGCGATGGAAATCGCCCGGCTCAAAGGCGTCGACTTCGGTTAA
- a CDS encoding Fpg/Nei family DNA glycosylase, which produces MPELPEVETMRRGLLPIVGRRVADAQRLACPRKPIAVAPRIDHLRRRIVGQQVAAIERVGKRVVVVFDDSGDRLVIEPRMTGLVLVADPPDPLYLRLRIDLAGRGIPSFYYWDRRGLGNVRLFSAEEFATEFGPDRLGPDALAMTADEYRTRLRSSRRAVKVALLDQRVVAGIGNLYASELLHVAAIHPAKRCDRLTRGDWQRLAEASLAVLEEAIRYEGSTLGDGTYRNALNKDGSYQNMHRVYARQGTPCPRCGQVIERIVQAQRATFFCAGCQKKR; this is translated from the coding sequence ATGCCTGAACTTCCTGAAGTCGAAACCATGCGACGGGGGCTGCTCCCGATTGTAGGTCGCCGGGTGGCCGACGCCCAACGCCTGGCGTGCCCCCGCAAGCCGATTGCGGTCGCTCCGCGGATCGATCACCTGCGGCGACGCATCGTCGGCCAGCAGGTCGCGGCCATAGAACGCGTTGGCAAGCGGGTGGTCGTGGTGTTCGACGACTCTGGCGACCGACTCGTCATCGAGCCCCGCATGACCGGGCTGGTGCTCGTGGCCGATCCGCCCGATCCGTTGTACCTGCGGCTGCGAATCGACCTGGCCGGGCGAGGGATTCCGTCGTTCTATTATTGGGACCGCCGGGGACTGGGGAATGTTCGCCTGTTTTCGGCCGAAGAGTTTGCCACCGAGTTCGGGCCCGATCGCCTGGGACCCGATGCACTGGCGATGACCGCCGACGAGTATCGCACCCGGCTGCGAAGCAGTCGCCGGGCGGTGAAGGTCGCGTTGCTCGACCAGCGGGTGGTCGCGGGCATTGGCAATTTGTACGCTTCGGAGCTGCTGCACGTCGCCGCGATTCATCCGGCCAAGCGGTGCGATCGACTCACCCGAGGCGACTGGCAACGACTCGCTGAGGCGTCGCTCGCGGTACTCGAAGAGGCGATTCGGTACGAAGGCTCCACGCTCGGCGATGGAACCTATCGCAACGCGCTGAACAAGGATGGCAGCTATCAAAACATGCACCGCGTGTACGCTCGCCAGGGGACTCCCTGCCCCCGCTGTGGGCAGGTGATCGAACGCATCGTGCAAGCGCAGCGGGCGACGTTCTTCTGCGCGGGCTGTCAGAAAAAGCGCTGA
- a CDS encoding response regulator, which produces MSMNRVRPVRVLLVEDDEEDVVLIKKTLERDRLLIEFHHACDGVDAMSHLHDSNENPKSHLPDLILLDLNMPRMDGREVLRQCSEDPKLRSIPIVVFTSSDDERDVLESYNLKASSFVSKPVDLAQFRNVLREIGEYWFCIVRLPPVTGAAT; this is translated from the coding sequence ATGTCTATGAACCGAGTCCGTCCCGTTCGAGTGCTGCTGGTCGAAGACGACGAGGAAGATGTCGTGCTGATCAAAAAAACGCTCGAACGCGATCGGCTTCTCATCGAGTTCCATCACGCTTGCGACGGGGTCGATGCGATGTCGCACTTGCACGACTCCAATGAGAACCCCAAATCGCACCTGCCCGATCTGATTCTGCTCGACTTGAACATGCCGCGGATGGATGGGCGCGAGGTACTGCGGCAATGCAGCGAAGATCCCAAACTCCGCTCGATTCCGATCGTCGTATTCACCAGCTCCGATGACGAACGCGACGTGCTCGAAAGTTACAATCTCAAGGCCAGTAGTTTCGTGAGCAAGCCAGTCGACCTGGCACAGTTTCGTAACGTGCTCCGTGAAATCGGCGAGTATTGGTTCTGCATCGTAAGGCTTCCTCCGGTGACCGGAGCCGCTACCTGA
- a CDS encoding PAS domain-containing sensor histidine kinase has product MPVVESRDLSRTRTNTQGQVQDEALLQEMLGSIQDHAIFMLNAYGKVRTWNDTAKKLKGYEADEIIGKHFSLFFTPEDIAAGIPEVELEQARKTGKFENEGWRVRKDGSQFWALVGLSAVYDSLGQITGFCKVTQDITHRKQQEDALRDAKYRLQGIYDSCSHLVGLLDIDGTVVDANRAALQLLEVPPEEVYGKHFSDTPWISHSPELQDRVRKAIEQAAAGQVMNLAADHPMKDGTLVHIDLRITPVFSDDGEVIYLIPEGVDVTERIEQERKIQGYIEELENRNRKLREMSQLIHLSHDAILSWEPGGTIRSWNQGAASLYGYSKQEAIGTRPHELLRAVQTISGEQVEDQVMQQGHWGGRMIHRTKDGEEIEVFSRQQLMHLGETKVILETNRDLREWRQVVDLKGLNEKLKQSNQELEQFAYIASHDLQEPLRKITAYAELIEEDEHTILSSDSKSYLKTVLSGARRLQHLITDLLQYSRITSRGKAFSKVDPGECLRAVIESLELRIKELGAIITYDELPVIHADESQLILLLQNLISNALKYRSDQPPKIHIAAKKTSEGFEFSVKDNGIGIEPQYREQIFEIFKRLHARREREGGTGIGLANCRRIVQRLGGQIWVESTPGEGSTFHFTVKQ; this is encoded by the coding sequence ATGCCTGTTGTTGAATCACGAGACCTCTCTCGAACGAGAACCAACACACAGGGTCAGGTTCAAGACGAAGCCCTCCTGCAAGAAATGCTCGGGTCGATCCAAGACCATGCCATCTTCATGCTCAATGCTTATGGCAAGGTGCGAACTTGGAACGACACCGCGAAGAAGCTTAAGGGATACGAAGCCGACGAAATCATTGGCAAGCACTTCTCGCTATTTTTTACCCCTGAAGATATCGCTGCGGGAATTCCGGAAGTCGAACTCGAACAGGCGCGCAAAACGGGTAAATTCGAGAACGAAGGTTGGCGAGTACGCAAAGATGGTTCCCAGTTCTGGGCGCTCGTGGGACTTTCGGCCGTCTACGATTCGTTGGGGCAGATTACCGGGTTTTGCAAGGTCACCCAGGATATTACCCACCGCAAGCAACAAGAAGACGCACTGCGCGACGCCAAGTACCGGTTGCAAGGCATCTACGACAGCTGCAGTCACTTAGTCGGCCTGCTCGACATCGATGGCACCGTGGTCGACGCGAACCGAGCTGCTCTGCAGCTCTTAGAGGTCCCGCCGGAAGAGGTTTATGGCAAACACTTCAGCGATACTCCGTGGATCTCTCACTCCCCCGAATTACAAGACCGCGTCCGCAAGGCCATCGAGCAGGCTGCCGCTGGACAGGTGATGAATCTCGCCGCGGACCATCCCATGAAGGATGGCACGCTGGTGCACATCGACCTGCGCATTACACCGGTGTTCTCGGACGATGGCGAGGTGATCTATCTGATTCCCGAAGGGGTCGATGTCACCGAACGGATCGAGCAAGAACGCAAGATTCAGGGATACATCGAAGAGTTGGAGAACCGCAATCGCAAGTTGCGGGAAATGTCGCAGCTTATCCACCTGAGCCACGATGCGATTCTGTCCTGGGAACCAGGGGGTACGATTCGCAGTTGGAACCAGGGGGCTGCCAGCTTATATGGCTACAGCAAGCAAGAGGCCATCGGCACCCGGCCTCACGAACTTTTGCGGGCGGTCCAAACTATATCTGGAGAACAAGTTGAAGATCAGGTGATGCAGCAAGGTCACTGGGGCGGCCGCATGATTCACCGCACCAAGGACGGGGAGGAAATCGAAGTATTTAGCCGTCAGCAACTCATGCATCTTGGCGAGACCAAGGTGATTCTTGAAACCAATCGCGACCTTCGAGAATGGCGTCAAGTGGTTGACCTCAAGGGGCTCAACGAGAAGCTTAAGCAGAGCAATCAGGAACTCGAGCAATTTGCCTACATCGCTTCTCACGACCTGCAAGAGCCGCTCCGCAAGATCACTGCGTACGCAGAGCTTATCGAAGAAGATGAACACACCATACTCAGCAGCGACAGCAAGAGTTACCTAAAAACTGTGCTGAGCGGAGCCCGTCGGCTTCAACACCTGATCACCGATCTGCTACAATACTCGCGAATCACTTCCCGCGGAAAGGCTTTTTCCAAGGTCGACCCCGGCGAGTGCTTACGAGCGGTGATCGAATCGCTCGAGCTTCGCATCAAAGAACTCGGCGCAATAATCACTTATGACGAACTACCGGTAATTCACGCGGACGAGAGCCAGCTGATTTTGCTGTTACAAAACCTCATCAGCAATGCCCTTAAATACCGATCGGACCAGCCTCCCAAGATTCACATCGCTGCGAAAAAGACATCCGAAGGGTTTGAGTTTTCAGTCAAAGACAACGGTATTGGCATCGAGCCCCAGTACCGGGAACAAATCTTCGAGATTTTCAAACGACTTCACGCGAGACGCGAGCGCGAAGGGGGAACCGGCATCGGCCTGGCCAACTGCCGGCGGATTGTGCAGCGACTTGGGGGACAAATCTGGGTCGAGTCGACCCCAGGCGAAGGAAGCACTTTCCACTTTACCGTGAAACAGTAG
- a CDS encoding ABC transporter ATP-binding protein, with protein MNDTARFPVIADRLSKSFTDKPVLTNLDLAIEPGTVLGLLGANGSGKTTLIKCLLGLLRPSGGQATVFGDPAWDLSAATKERIGYVPQEVATYPWMRVRHVIDYTAAFYPKWNRQLVADLCQRWRLPLDDRSGTLSVGQLQTLGIVLAMGHEPELLILDEPVASLDPSARREFLRMLIDLVDHPNRTVLFSTHITSDLERVASKIALLREGHIEFCGDLDLLKDRVKRLRIMADHDLPASFGIAGALSCQVDGRMAVATVADLSPDDIEAIRTTWKADVTVSDLNLEEIFVELHEHNAPRLAETELTGAIG; from the coding sequence ATGAACGATACCGCTCGATTCCCCGTGATTGCCGACCGACTGTCGAAGAGCTTCACGGACAAGCCGGTGCTGACGAATCTCGACCTGGCCATCGAGCCAGGCACGGTGCTCGGGCTGCTCGGGGCAAATGGCTCGGGCAAGACCACGCTCATCAAGTGCCTGCTCGGCTTGCTCCGCCCTAGCGGCGGACAGGCAACCGTGTTTGGCGACCCCGCGTGGGACCTCTCGGCTGCTACGAAAGAACGCATCGGTTACGTTCCGCAGGAGGTAGCGACCTACCCCTGGATGCGGGTGCGGCATGTCATCGACTACACGGCCGCGTTCTATCCGAAGTGGAACCGGCAACTCGTGGCCGACCTGTGCCAACGATGGCGATTGCCGCTCGACGATCGTTCGGGCACGCTTTCGGTCGGTCAGCTTCAAACGCTTGGTATCGTGCTCGCGATGGGTCACGAGCCGGAGCTGTTGATCCTCGACGAACCGGTCGCGAGTCTCGACCCCAGCGCGCGGCGGGAGTTTCTGCGGATGCTGATCGACCTGGTGGACCACCCCAACCGAACGGTGCTGTTCAGCACGCACATTACCAGCGACCTCGAGCGGGTCGCCAGCAAGATTGCTTTGCTCCGCGAAGGACATATCGAGTTCTGTGGCGACCTTGATCTGCTGAAGGATCGCGTGAAGCGGTTGCGGATCATGGCCGACCACGACTTGCCAGCGAGCTTCGGCATTGCGGGCGCGCTGTCGTGTCAGGTGGATGGGCGGATGGCCGTGGCCACGGTGGCGGACCTTTCGCCGGACGATATCGAAGCGATTCGCACTACCTGGAAGGCCGACGTTACGGTCAGCGACCTGAACCTGGAAGAGATCTTCGTAGAGTTGCACGAGCATAACGCCCCGCGACTCGCCGAGACCGAATTGACGGGAGCCATCGGATGA